A genome region from Thermococcus gorgonarius includes the following:
- the trmBL1 gene encoding HTH-type sugar sensing transcriptional regulator TrmBL1, protein MREDEIIEKLQRLGLTKYESLAYITLLKLGPSKATDVTKESGIPHTRVYDVLSSLHRKGFVDVMQGTPRLYKPVNPEVVLEKIKEDLIEDIEVLKRAFLDLYREAHGEELPEIWTIQGFENTVERAEHIIRTAKYEVLINTPFEFLKLLQSEIKNRKDVIFVIISNFGEEIPEWLRQDNIILAKSGGAPWLMASWIIGDVNYALFFGALPRDRRREKFYSFWAKSPRIIQNYMHWFYTIYFDNSEVIKPLNYNGLSKPLSLVNIRTLITVLKFAGLPRKAEIVGRYIDTKEPVNLEGKIVDYEYTPLTANITFRYNGSELKVGGIGSYFEDVEGEKFILLD, encoded by the coding sequence ATGAGGGAAGACGAGATAATTGAAAAGCTCCAGAGGCTGGGCTTAACCAAATACGAAAGTTTAGCTTACATAACACTCCTCAAGCTTGGGCCGAGCAAAGCGACTGACGTTACCAAAGAAAGCGGGATTCCCCATACCAGGGTTTACGACGTTTTAAGCTCACTTCACAGGAAGGGCTTCGTCGACGTCATGCAAGGGACACCAAGACTTTACAAACCGGTCAATCCTGAAGTTGTACTTGAGAAGATAAAGGAAGACCTCATTGAAGACATTGAGGTCCTGAAGAGAGCTTTTCTCGATCTCTATCGGGAGGCACACGGTGAAGAGTTGCCGGAGATATGGACGATTCAGGGTTTTGAGAACACAGTTGAGAGGGCAGAGCACATAATCAGAACAGCGAAGTATGAAGTTCTCATAAACACGCCCTTTGAGTTCCTGAAGCTTCTCCAAAGCGAAATTAAAAACAGAAAGGACGTGATCTTTGTTATCATAAGCAACTTCGGGGAAGAAATACCCGAATGGCTCAGGCAGGACAACATCATACTGGCAAAAAGCGGTGGGGCACCATGGCTGATGGCAAGCTGGATAATCGGCGACGTCAACTACGCTCTCTTCTTCGGTGCCCTGCCAAGGGACAGGAGAAGGGAGAAGTTCTACTCATTCTGGGCCAAGAGCCCGAGGATAATCCAGAACTACATGCACTGGTTCTACACCATCTACTTCGACAACAGCGAGGTCATAAAACCCCTAAACTATAACGGTCTCTCAAAGCCCCTCTCACTTGTAAACATAAGAACGCTGATAACGGTTCTCAAGTTTGCGGGTCTGCCAAGAAAAGCAGAAATAGTGGGAAGGTACATCGACACCAAAGAACCCGTGAACCTTGAAGGTAAAATCGTCGACTATGAATACACTCCCCTAACAGCCAACATAACCTTCAGGTACAACGGCAGCGAGCTCAAGGTTGGCGGAATAGGAAGCTACTTTGAAGATGTTGAGGGGGAGAAGTTCATACTGCTGGATTGA